GGAGTTTTTGTCACGTTTTTCTGACATTTTTCTGACATTTGGAGGGTTAGCATACCAAGTGTCATGGCCCAGGACCTTCTTGAGTTGCTGTCATGTTGTATACGGTGTAACTGTTCTCTATACCTTCGACGGTGTGGTCTATTTTAGTGTGCTGTGCATTGAAGGATTTAAGTTTGTGATATAGAATATCCAGTCTGAAGGTATACTGTGTACATTCTTAGTGTTGTAATACATACGGCTTGCGTCTTCTCTTCTAAGTCATGTCTTGGCATTCATGACTATCATATCGCTAATCATGAATCATCCCACAGGAGACTTGGCATCTGTTCACGGCAGTTCCGAAGTTAAACTCTGGTACAACTCATCTCACCAGGGCTCAGCCTCAGGTCAGCAACGAATTATGAATGCCAGACGGATACTCCACAGGGTCGTTTATGCTACTTAGGCTACCTACCCTTCGCTTATTGCGAGATCCGTGGTCCGGCCGGATTCATATGGATATGTTTTCGAATTTTACGGAGAACAATCGCCCATTCGTACCCGTCCTTGGACTGGGCCCGGAGGCGTACTGTCTCGACAACCCGATTCGTCGGgtccaagaaaagagaaaagattTCATGCCACTCATTGGTTGATCTTGTAGTCAAGAAGATGGGGGCAAACTTGTCCCTGACCCTTGCTGACATTAGTTCATCATTCTGGAAGCCCAGACTCTTACGGAGCACAGGGGAGAGAAAGCGTAGTGCGTATTCAAATACGATTCTAATAATGGGGACGGCGTCACTCCAGATCTTACTTTAAGTGCCTCAGGACCAGGGAGGAACCGACTCGGTACTTGCAGCTACGGATCCTTCTGAGTTTATTTATCCCATCTGTCTCCATCTTgacccccccccccctctctcttctaTCTTTCTATCAATTTCTCCATCTCTTATCACCTTATAATAGCTTGTCCCCGTCTCTGGTGGTCTGTTCGACTGTTTATGTGTATACCTATTGTGACGCAACCACTCCCGAATCGAGACTGAGTGTCTCACTCAATCGGCCATCATGTCTCTTCTAGGGACGATAAATCCTAACATCAACCCAGAGCGAACAGTAGCAGGTCGGGGAActcaggaggaggaaggagaaatcGCCAGGGTCGAACACAATCACCATAACAATGCCGCCAGCGTCAGCACGGACGAAACCGTTTTGGAACGGTCAAAGGAAatcggcgatgaggatgtcGCAGTGGAAGAAGTGACCCGCCTGGCACGCCAATTGACCCGTCAATCAACTAGATTTTCAACCAGTGGTAATGTCGAGAATCCATTTCTCGAAACCAAGGAGGATTCGACGCTGAATCCTCTCAGCCCCAATTTCAAAGCTAAGAACTGGATGAAGAATCTGCTCGCCCTTTCATCCCGGGATCCTGAACGGTATCCCAAGCGTGTGGCGGGTGTTGCTTTCAAAAATCTCAGTGTCCATGGATATGGTAGCCCGACCGATTATCAGAAGGATGTGTTCAACTCggtcttggaagttggtacTCTTGTCCGCCGGATCATGGGTACTGGCAAGCAGAAGATCCAAATCCTGCGGGATTTCGATGGCCTTGTCAAGAGCGGCGAAATGCTGGTCGTTCTGGGCCGTCCTGGAAGCGGGTGCTCGACTTTCCTCAAGACCATCTCCGGCGAAATGAACGGTATCTACATGGATGAGAAGTCGTACTTGAACTATCAGGGTATCTCGTCCAAGCAGATGCGCAAGCAGTTCCGCGGCGAGGCTATCTACACTGCTGAAACGGATGTGCATTTCCCGCAATTGACAGTGGGTGACACTCTTAAATTCGCTGCGCTTGCTCGTGCTCCTCGGAATCGTCTGCCCGGTGTCTCCAGAGAACAGTATGCCGTGCACATGCGCGATGTGGTGATGGCCATGCTTGGCCTCACACACACCATGAACACCAGAGTCGGCAACGATTTCGTCCGCGGTGTCAGTGGTGGTGAGCGTAAGCGTGTCAGTATCGCTGAGGCCACGCTCAGTGGCAGCCCTCTGCAGTGCTGGGACAACAGCACCCGTGGTCTGGACAGCGCGAACGCGCTCGAATTCTGCAAGACTCTGAACCTGATGACCAAGTACGCCGGCGCTACCGTTGCCGTGGCTATTTACCAAGCCTCCCAGAGTGCGTACGATGTAAGTAGCATATCTCTACCCCTGTCTGCTGCTCTAGCGCTAATTCGATTACTAGGTATTCGACAAAGTGACTGTTCTGTACGAAGGAAGACAGATCTACTTTGGACGCACCGACGAAGCCAAGGAATTCTTTACCAACATGGGATTTGAATGTCCGGAACGTCAGACAACCGCTGATTTCTTGACTTCTCTCACCAGTCCTGCCGAGCGTGTGGTGAAGCCCGGGTTTGAGGGCAAGGTCCCGCAGACCCCTGACGAATTTGTGCGAGCTTGGAAGAGCAGCGAAGCCTACGCCAAGTTGATGAGAGAAATCGAAGAGTACGATCGGGAGTTCCCAATTGGTGGCGAGTCGCTCAACCAGTTTATCGAGTCTCGCAGAGCCATGCAGGCGAAGAACCAGTAAGTCAGAAGCGTTCTCAACTCAGGTACCATGTGCTAAATCTCTTCGCAGGCGAGTCAAATCCCCCTACACCATTTCCGTATGGCAGCAGATCGAGCTGTGCATGATCCGGGGCTTCCAACGTCTCAAGGGCGATTCCAGTTTGACCATGTCCCAGTTGATTGGTAACTTTATTATGGCCTTGGTTATCGGAAGTGTTTTCTACAACCTGCCGGACGACACAAGCAGTTTCTACGCTCGTGgtgctttgcttttctttgccgTGCTGCTCAACGCCTTTTCCAGTGCCCTCGAGGTGAGTCAAATTGGCTAATGTGGGACTATCACCAGCCAGCTGATTGTCTCCAGATTTTGACACTCTATGCTCAACGTCCCATCGTTGAGAAGCAAGCTCGCTACGCAATGTATCACCCCTTCGCTGAAGCTATAGCCTCGATGCTCTGTGACATGCCTTATAAGATcaccaacgccatcatcttcaatcttACACTCTACTTCATGACGAATCTTCGCCGCGAACCGGGCGCcttttttgtcttcttgctcttctctttcgTCACCACATTAACCATGTCCATGCTTTTCCGTACGATGGCCGCTTCGTCCCGGACCCTGTCCCAGGCCCTGGTGCCCGCCGCTATCCTCATTTTGGGTCTTGTGATCTATACCGGCTTCACGATTCCGACCCGCAATATGCTAGGCTGGTCGCGTTGGATGAACTATATCGATCCCATCGCATACGGATTTGAGAGTTTGATGGTTAACGAATTCCACAACCGGCAGTTCTTGTGTCCAGACTCTGCATTTGTCCCCTCGAGCGGTGCATACGACAGCCAGCCCTTGGCTTATCGGGTCTGCTCGACAGTGGGCTCAGTTTCTGGCTCTCGTTACGTCCAAGGCGACGACTACCTCAACCAGAGCTTCCAGTACTATAAGAGCCACCAGTGGAGGAACCTGGGTATCATGTTTGGTTtcatgttcttcttcatgttCACCTACTTGACTGCCACCGAGTACATCTCGGAATCGAAGTCTAAGGGTGAAGTGCTACTGTTCCGACGAGGCCACGCACAGCCCACCGGCTCCCATGACGTTGAGAAGAGCCCTGAGGTGTCTTCCGCTGCGAAGACGGACGAGGCCAGTAGTAAAGAGGCTACCGGAGCTATACAGAGACAAGAGGCAATCTTTCAATGGAAGGATGTGTGCTACGATATCAAGATCAAGGGTGAACCACGGCGTATTCTTGATCACGTCGACGGCTGGGTCAAGCCTGGTACTTGTACTGCTCTCATGGTATGTAGCTACTCCAAGCGGGCCCCCCGCAAAGTGCTCACAGCTAATGTTATCAACAGGGTGTCTCCGGTGCTGGTAAGACGACACTTCTGGATGTGCTCGCGACCCGTGTGACCATGGGTGTCGTCAGTGGTGAAATGTTGGTTGATGGTCGCCCACGGGATCAGTCTTTCCAGCGCAAGACGGGCTATGTCCAGCAACAggatcttcatctccataCCACGACTGTCAGAGAAGCGCTACGCTTCAGTGCTTTACTCCGCCAGCCTGCTCATGTTCCCCGCCAGGAGAAGATTGACTATGTTGAAGAGGTTATCAAGCTGCTTGGCATGGAATCCTACGCCGATGCAGTCGTTGGTGTTCCTGGAGAAGGTGTGTCTTCTACCTACTGTTTTTGTAACGTCGCTGACACGAACCAGGTCTCAATGTCGAACAACGGAAGCGTCTTACAATTGGAGTGGAACTAGCAGCGAAGCCTCAActcctcctgttcctggaTGAGCCTACGTCTGGCCTCGACAGTCAAACTTCCTGGTCCATTCTCGATCTGATCGACACTCTTACCAAGCACGGCCAAGCGATTCTGTGTACGATTCACCAGCCATCGGCAATGCTGTTCCAACGATTCGACCGCCTGCTATTTCTTGCCAAAGGAGGCAAGACTGTCTACTTTGGGGAAATCGGGGAGAAGTCGTCTACTCTTGCTAGCTACTTCGAGAGAAATGGCGCTCCTAAGCTTCCTCCCGACGCAAACCCCGCCGAATGGATGCTCGAGGTGATCGGTGCCGCTCCTGGTTCGCATAGCGACATCGACTGGCCTGCTGTCTGGCGGGACAGCCCCGAACGCAGAGCGGTGCATGAGCACCTTGATGAATTGAAAAGGACCCTTTCGCAGAAGCCCATTGACCCGTCAAAGGCCGATCCCGGCAGTTACGACGAGTTCGCTGCCCCCTTCACCATTCAGTTGTGGGAATGTCTGCTTCGTGTCTTCTCGCAATACTGGCGGACCCCGGTGTACATCTACTCCAAGACCGCACTCTGCGTTCTCACCGCTCTATACATCggattctccttcttcaacgcTCAGAACAGTGCCCAGGGTCTCCAAAACCAGATGTTCAGTATTTTCATGCTGATGACTATCTTCGGTAACCTGGTCCAACAGATCATGCCCAATTTCTGCACTCAACGGTCTTTGTATGAAGTCCGCGAAAGGCCTTCCAAGACCTACTCTTGGAAGGCATTCATGGCAGCCAATATCATTGTTGAGCTTCCCTGGAATACACTTATGGCTTTCCTGATCTTCGTCTGCTGGTACTACCCGATTGGGCTGTACCGGAACGCCGAACCGACCGACTCCGTCCACGAACGCGGAGCACTCATGTTCCTCCTTATCTGGtcattccttctcttcacctcCACCTTTGCGCACATGATGATCGCCGGTATCGAACTCGCCGAGACCGGAGGTAACCTTGCCAACCTCCTTTTCTCCCtctgcttgatcttctgtGGTGTCCTTGCCCCACCTCAGTCCCTCCCCGGCTTCTGGATTTTCATGTACCGCGTCTCGCCGTTCACATACCTTGTATCAGCCATGCTGTCGACCGGCGTATCAGGCACAAACGCCGTCTGCGAGCCTGTCGAGTTCCTGCACTTCGACCCCCCAAGCAACATGACCTGCAAGGATTACATGGCCGACTACATCTCCACAAGGGGCGGCTATCTGGAGAACCCATCCGCAACCAGCGACTGCACCTTCTGCACCATCTCCAGCACGGATACCTTCCTCAGTGCCGTCAGCAGCCACTACAGTGACGCCTGGCGTAACTTTGGCATCATGTGGGCTTACATCATCTTTAACATCTTCGCTGCCGTTTTCATTTACTGGCTTGCTCGCGTGCCCAAGGGCAAGAGAACCAAGGGTTCGACGTGACAGCCTGACCTCCTTCCCTTCTAGCTCCTTCGTGGATATTTAATTTCGCTCTTTTCTTCCATTTCCCCAAATATATGGCGTATGCCTTATAATCCTTGTACAACGTTGAACTTTAGACTTTAGACTTCGTGTCACGGCTTGCTCGTGTGTACACGCTTGGTACATGCACATACATATACACTTTTGCTCTCCTTTGCTTCTTTGGATATACCTTACCGATTTTGAATTATCCTCTCGTCTTCTGGGTCAGATTCTTAGATTTTAGCATACTGCGGACATTTCCAGCGGTGACACAATATAGACACATTATGTCATATCATCTAGTTTATAAAAAACAAAAATCTTTTGAAGTATGCTCTGAAATCGGTGTACGTAGATCAATAGGTATGTCCTCGGAAGTTTGAACAGGCTGACTTGCGTATCAGATGGCTCCAGGTCACGAAGATACCGCCAGACAACTTGTATTAAAACCAGCGACAAAATAAACGAGAGGAATAATCACAAGGAATCTGAAATTGATGTACAAAGATAGGTGAAAGGTGAAAAGGTAAGGAGATTTTTGGACAGTGAGAAAGGTTAAGaaaagaaaggggaaagaaaaaagaaaagaaccGACAGTCCGTACAAGGAGAGCATCGAACAACTACGCGTCAACGCCTTTCAAAGCATGCAGCCCTGCAGCTGGATCTACCATGTGAACGCCTCTTCGACAAAATCGACCACCGCGCCCTTCCCGATGTTATTTCGCGCCGCGGCGCGGACCTCATCTGCAAAGGCGCCCGGCCCACACACGGAGACGATGGTTGCGCCGACGCGTTTGGGGATGACTTCACTCAGGACGACGTCGGGGCGGCAGCGGCCCGGGAACATCTGGACCGTGGCGCTGGGGGAGACGATCTCCCGGCTGCTCTTGGGTTTGGAGACGAAGAGTTTAACGGTGAGGATCTCGCGGCGGCCGGGGAGGCGAAGGATCTGGTCCATCCAGTCACGGACCCAGGTGAGGTGTTCTGTGTTGCGGACGGACCAGATGAGGTAGATCTGCTGGGTTGCGACGCGGCCCTCGGAGGCGCGGATGATGAGGTCGCGCACGAAGAGCATGTGGTGTGTGATGCCGGCGccagcagagaagaggacgacCGTGCCGTAGCTGCCCATGTTGGACGCGTGGGAGGAGTAAGGGCCCTCGATGTAGCCCGTGGTGTAGAGGGTCTGCTGCGGGGCGGCGAGGGCTTTGTTGTAGAGCTTGCGGGTCATGCCTTGGCGGGCGCCGACGATGAGAGAGACGGAGGTGGGTTGAGTGCCCCTCATGTACTCGTCCAAGTGCAGAGGGTTCTGCTTTTCCAGGAGTGACGGCGTCATGGGACTCATTACGTTGTCGGGCGCGGCTGAAGGAGTCACGCAACTGTTTGGTTCGACCCAAGCGATTGAGAAGGGGTGCGACATCCAAAGGGAGACGCTCGGGATGTAGGCGTAGACGTGACCGCCAGGGTTGATGCGGACATGCTTCGGCAAGTGGAAGGTCACCTTGCAGGCGTCACCGGGCAACGCTTCGACGACCAGTTTGGTTGAGCCCTTTTTGAGTGAAAAGTTGAGGTACAGCAAGCGGAACAGCCGCGCTGATCGTTCAAACAGCCAGAAAGCGCCAATGGCCAGGGCCCAGGGGATCTGGGGAAGCTTGTCCAGGTCCAGGTGAACATAGACGCCGAGGAAGGCCAGGAGCGCGGCAAGCTGATGCAGATGTAGGAAGGTCTCGTAGAAAGCATGCCGGATCGGCGAGGGGGAATGGAGGCACAGGAAGACCATCGCAACGGTTCCAACAAAGCCCCAGGTGAAGAAGGGGTCACCGGTGAGTCGTACCAGCATGCGAGAGaagtcttcttcatcgcagGCATTGACTGCCCAAGCCGCTGT
The DNA window shown above is from Aspergillus fumigatus Af293 chromosome 1, whole genome shotgun sequence and carries:
- the abcC gene encoding pleiotropic drug resistance family ABC transporter; this translates as MSLLGTINPNINPERTVAGRGTQEEEGEIARVEHNHHNNAASVSTDETVLERSKEIGDEDVAVEEVTRLARQLTRQSTRFSTSGNVENPFLETKEDSTLNPLSPNFKAKNWMKNLLALSSRDPERYPKRVAGVAFKNLSVHGYGSPTDYQKDVFNSVLEVGTLVRRIMGTGKQKIQILRDFDGLVKSGEMLVVLGRPGSGCSTFLKTISGEMNGIYMDEKSYLNYQGISSKQMRKQFRGEAIYTAETDVHFPQLTVGDTLKFAALARAPRNRLPGVSREQYAVHMRDVVMAMLGLTHTMNTRVGNDFVRGVSGGERKRVSIAEATLSGSPLQCWDNSTRGLDSANALEFCKTLNLMTKYAGATVAVAIYQASQSAYDVFDKVTVLYEGRQIYFGRTDEAKEFFTNMGFECPERQTTADFLTSLTSPAERVVKPGFEGKVPQTPDEFVRAWKSSEAYAKLMREIEEYDREFPIGGESLNQFIESRRAMQAKNQRVKSPYTISVWQQIELCMIRGFQRLKGDSSLTMSQLIGNFIMALVIGSVFYNLPDDTSSFYARGALLFFAVLLNAFSSALEILTLYAQRPIVEKQARYAMYHPFAEAIASMLCDMPYKITNAIIFNLTLYFMTNLRREPGAFFVFLLFSFVTTLTMSMLFRTMAASSRTLSQALVPAAILILGLVIYTGFTIPTRNMLGWSRWMNYIDPIAYGFESLMVNEFHNRQFLCPDSAFVPSSGAYDSQPLAYRVCSTVGSVSGSRYVQGDDYLNQSFQYYKSHQWRNLGIMFGFMFFFMFTYLTATEYISESKSKGEVLLFRRGHAQPTGSHDVEKSPEVSSAAKTDEASSKEATGAIQRQEAIFQWKDVCYDIKIKGEPRRILDHVDGWVKPGTCTALMGVSGAGKTTLLDVLATRVTMGVVSGEMLVDGRPRDQSFQRKTGYVQQQDLHLHTTTVREALRFSALLRQPAHVPRQEKIDYVEEVIKLLGMESYADAVVGVPGEGLNVEQRKRLTIGVELAAKPQLLLFLDEPTSGLDSQTSWSILDLIDTLTKHGQAILCTIHQPSAMLFQRFDRLLFLAKGGKTVYFGEIGEKSSTLASYFERNGAPKLPPDANPAEWMLEVIGAAPGSHSDIDWPAVWRDSPERRAVHEHLDELKRTLSQKPIDPSKADPGSYDEFAAPFTIQLWECLLRVFSQYWRTPVYIYSKTALCVLTALYIGFSFFNAQNSAQGLQNQMFSIFMLMTIFGNLVQQIMPNFCTQRSLYEVRERPSKTYSWKAFMAANIIVELPWNTLMAFLIFVCWYYPIGLYRNAEPTDSVHERGALMFLLIWSFLLFTSTFAHMMIAGIELAETGGNLANLLFSLCLIFCGVLAPPQSLPGFWIFMYRVSPFTYLVSAMLSTGVSGTNAVCEPVEFLHFDPPSNMTCKDYMADYISTRGGYLENPSATSDCTFCTISSTDTFLSAVSSHYSDAWRNFGIMWAYIIFNIFAAVFIYWLARVPKGKRTKGST
- a CDS encoding ferric reductase family protein — encoded protein: MDDLHQHITPRGHGINTTYVYEYSRGLGGVNVPRDVIITRIIYWSVIIGALAVFCGRIAQISHAYLRHVTSLTASQRQQMFWSVEESRLWANIKKHLLYAPLGRKRHNREIQLSSAINVGTLPSRFHSILILLYVASQVAYCCFLDYAVNEKAALVAELRGRSGTLAVLNMVPLFILAGRNNPLIPLLHISFDTYNLLHRWLGRIVVLESVVHTAAWAVNACDEEDFSRMLVRLTGDPFFTWGFVGTVAMVFLCLHSPSPIRHAFYETFLHLHQLAALLAFLGVYVHLDLDKLPQIPWALAIGAFWLFERSARLFRLLYLNFSLKKGSTKLVVEALPGDACKVTFHLPKHVRINPGGHVYAYIPSVSLWMSHPFSIAWVEPNSCVTPSAAPDNVMSPMTPSLLEKQNPLHLDEYMRGTQPTSVSLIVGARQGMTRKLYNKALAAPQQTLYTTGYIEGPYSSHASNMGSYGTVVLFSAGAGITHHMLFVRDLIIRASEGRVATQQIYLIWSVRNTEHLTWVRDWMDQILRLPGRREILTVKLFVSKPKSSREIVSPSATVQMFPGRCRPDVVLSEVIPKRVGATIVSVCGPGAFADEVRAAARNNIGKGAVVDFVEEAFTW